The Pseudomonas sp. FP2309 genomic sequence CCTTTTACGCCGAGTTCCAACTGTCGCCAGCCACCCGCCCACTGATCAAGTACACCGCCATGAAACTGGGGCCGGAAAAGGGCAACAGCCTGCACCTCAACAAACTGTTCAACGGCACTCCCGCCAAACTCGCCGCCAAACTGGCGGGCCTGCCCAGACCGACGAATTGCTTATGACCGACGTTGCCCCGCTGACCCTTCAAACCCCTGCCGAACACCCGTTTGCGCCGTTCGTGCG encodes the following:
- a CDS encoding TusE/DsrC/DsvC family sulfur relay protein, which encodes MNTLTIGERRLELDKDGYLVDLNDWSHEVAHALAAAEHLELTADHWQILELLRAFYAEFQLSPATRPLIKYTAMKLGPEKGNSLHLNKLFNGTPAKLAAKLAGLPRPTNCL